A single Oryza brachyantha chromosome 8, ObraRS2, whole genome shotgun sequence DNA region contains:
- the LOC102709760 gene encoding annexin D5-like: MASLSVPPVPTDPRRDAVDLHRAFKGLGCDSTTVIAILAHRDASQRALIQHHYMAIYHQDLLHRLASELSGNHKKAVLLWVLDPATRDAAILHQALNGDVTDMRAATEVVCSRTPSQMRVVRQAYLSRFGGHLEQHVAARASGDHQRLLLAYLRCPRYEGPEADPAAGARDARELYRAGERRLGTDERTFIRIFSERSAAHMASVAAAYHHMYDRSLEQAVKSETSGNFGFGLLTIIRCAESPAKYFAKVLHKAMKGLGTNDTALMRVVTTRAEVDMQYIKAEYHRSYKRSLADAVHAETSGNYRTFLLSLVGRDR, from the exons ATGGCGAGCCTGAGCGTGCCGCCGGTGCCGACGGACCCGCGGCGCGACGCCGTCGACCTGCACAGGGCGTTCAAGGGGCTCGGCTGCGACAGCACCACGGTGATCGCCATCCTCGCCCACCGCGACGCCTCCCAGCGCGCGCTCATCCAGCACCATTACATGGCCATCTACCACCAGgacctcctccaccgcctcgcCTCCGAGCTCTCCGGCAACCACAAG AAGGCGGTGCTGCTGTGGGTCCTGGACCCGGCGACGCGCGACGCGGCGATCCTGCACCAGGCGCTCAACGGCGACGTCACCGACATGAGGGCCGCCACGGAGGTGGTGTGCTCCAGGACGCCGTCGCAGATGCGCGTGGTGAGGCAGGCCTACCTGTCCCGGTTCGGCGGCCACCTCGAGCAGCacgtcgccgcccgcgcctccGGCGACCACCAGAGGCTCCTGCTGGCGTACCTGCGCTGCCCGCGCTACGAGGGGCCCGAGGCcgacccggcggcgggggcgcgcgaCGCCAGGGAGCTGTACAGGGCCGGAGAGCGGCGGCTCGGCACCGACGAGAGGACCTTCATCCGCATCTTCAGCGAGCGCAGCGCCGCGCACATggcgtccgtcgccgccgcctaccACCACATGTACGACCGCTCCCTAGAGCAG GCTGTGAAGAGTGAAACATCTGGCAACTTTGGGTTTGGCCTGCTCACAATCATCAGGTGTGCCGAGAGCCCGGCCAAGTACTTCGCCAAG GTGCTGCACAAGGCGATGAAGGGGCTGGGCACGAACGACACGGCGCTGATGAGGGTGGTGACGACGAGGGCGGAGGTGGACATGCAGTACATCAAGGCGGAGTACCACCGGAGCTACAAGCGgtcgctcgccgacgccgtccacGCCGAGACCTCCGGCAACTATCGgaccttcctcctctccctcgtcGGCCGCGACCGCTGA
- the LOC102710043 gene encoding uncharacterized protein LOC102710043, with product MEESDAAAGKIANGEEAPGGRSVEVSSREEDTLPGVLRSFVEGVCGGGGEPLLRRIRAASCEAAPRLREASRNSARDLVEWTRRGSGLRAILVISVGTITLIALTGLLVFMFFLLVATTNAIIVSVLMSLAAAGGFLAMFFACLVAVYIGVVSVAVFVISATVISAIVGVMVATGWLGFFWMIWFAARKSMDLTKHSIGVTNSATQSYSASRHAKQKPVD from the exons ATGGAAGAgtccgacgcggcggcaggcaAGATTGCCAACGGGGAGGAGGCGCCCGGCGGCCGGTCGGTGGAGGTGTCCTCCAGGGAGGAGGACACTCTCCCCGGGGTGCTCCGCAGCTTCGTCGAGGGcgtctgcggcggcggaggggagccgCTGCTGCGGCGGATCAGGGCGGCGTCCTGCGAGGCCGCCCCGCGGCTGCGGGAGGCGTCCAGGAACTCGGCGCGGGACCTGGTCGAGTGGACCAGGCGGGGCAGCGGCCTCCGCGCCATCCTCGTCATCTCG GTTGGAACGATCACACTTATAGCATTGACTGGCCTTCTAGTTTTCATGTTCTTCCTGCTTGTTGCAACAACCAATGCCATCATTGTTTCTGTCCTGATGTCGCTGGCAGCTGCTGGAGGATTCCTGGCTATGTTCTTTGCTTGCTTGGTTGCAGTGTATATCGGAGTGGTATCAGTTGCTGTTTTTGTCATTTCAGCCACAGTTATCTCAGCAATTGTCGGTGTCATGGTTGCTACTG GTTGGCTTGGATTCTTTTGGATGATTTGGTTTGCAGCAAGGAAGAGCATGGACCTTACAAAGCACTCGATCGGTGTGACAAATTCCGCCACCCAGTCATACTCTGCTTCTCGCCATGCGAAGCAGAAGCCTGTTGACTGA